The Armatimonadota bacterium region TTGGGGTCGGCGGGCGACCAGTACATCTCGAAGTTGGGGACGTGCCACACTATCCACACAGGTAAGCGCACCTCTGCACAGGGCGGAACCGTCGCCTGCAGGGCAATCGTGCCCACATCCGTCCTGTCCTCGCGGTAGGCAGGCTCGGTGTTCTCGCGCAGCTGTCCGCAGCTCGCCTGCCGCCAAAAATCGTCCAGCGTGTCGAACCAGCCGGCACGCAGCCAGTGGGTCTGCACCTGTACCCTGTCGTGTGGGGTCACCAGCGCAAGCGTGCCGTAGCGCGGCGATTCGGGCGGGTGCTTACGGGTAGACATCTTCAAGCCGCGCAGGGCGCCGCTATCGTACGCTTCAATCACTCCGCCGCCCACCTCAGGGTAGCCCAGCTTGTTCTCCATGTTGGCGAACAATACCACCTCCACCGGCGCGTCGGTCGGGTTATACAGGATGAAGTGGAAGATAGCGATGGGCAGCCCCGAATCATCGGCGTTCAGCGGGATGAAGGGGTTGTAAGCCTCCAGGGTGACCCGCAGGGGCACCTTAGGGTCTTCTAAATAGAGACGCGCAAAGGGAAACGCGCCTTCAAACACTGCCGAACGAAAGTGCGGCAGCCCGCCTCCGCTGAACCGCTTTGGCACGCCGGAACCGTCGTCCGTAAAATTGTCCCCGCCGACCGGTCCCTGCACCACGCGCGTCACGGAGTAACCATCGGCGCTCTTCGCATGGAGCGTGAAGTAGGTGTATTCGAACATCAAGTCCTTGTGCGGGCGGTTGAAGATTTCGAAATCCCGCAGCTGCCCCCATCCGCCCAGCGAGATGGAGCCGGTGCCGATGCCTCCCAGCGGAAAGGCAATCTGGTCGAGCTGCCTCCCTTGATAGAGACGGGGTTTACCGGGCGCGAACAGTTCCTCCAGCGGATATGGGATTTGTGGGTTTTTCGGTCGCATCTCTGGTTCCTCTTTTCTCCACAGCGAGTTCATGACCAAAAAGATTTACGCGCTCGCCGAGCTAATTTCCTTGAGGGGATACAGCAGCCATGCCCTCTGTTGTTCTGAGTATATCCTGATTCTCTTCCCACTGTCTATACTAAAAAAGCCTCCCTCTTGCCAGAGCGCCCCCTCAAGCGTTACAATAGCGATAGAGGAGGGGCACACTGTGGATAGCCTCGTGCGACAGATGGTACGGCTTCTACGCAAGCGCGAATCACGGATAAGGAGAGAACGCTAATGCTTTTCTGCATCTGCAACGAACTCTTTCAGGGCTGGGAACTGCGTCGGGTGATGGAACACTGCAAGGGGCTGGGCTATCGCGCGGTGGAAATCGCGCCGTTCACGCTGGCGGACAGCGTGCAAAAGATAACCGCCGCAGAGCGCGCCTCGATTCGTCGCATGGCGCAGAAGGTGGGCATCCAGATTGCGGGCTTGCACTGGCTGCTGGTAAAACCGGAAGGGCTACACCTGACCACCGACGACGCGGAGGTGCGTCGTCGTACTGCTGAGTACCTCACTGCGCTAGCTCACTTCTGCGCCGACCTCGGCGGCAAGGTGCTGGTGCTGGGGTCGCCCAAACAGCGCAGCGTACAGCCCGGCTCCACCCATGAACAGGCGTGGGAGCGCGCTCTGGAAACCCTGCGCCCCGCCGTAAAAGTTGCTGAAGAGCGCGGCGTCACCTGGTGCATCGAACCCCTCTCCCCCGCCGAGACCAACTTTCTGAACCGTGCGGAGGACGCCATCCGCTTCGCGCAGTCGCTGGATAGCCCTGCCGCCCGTATCATTCTGGACGTGAAGGCGATGAGCAGCGAGGGCAAACCCCTCCCGCAAATTATCCGCGAGAGCGCAGGCTGGTTCGCACACTTCCACGCCAACGACCCCAACCTGAAGGGACCGGGCATGGGCGACGTGGACTTCGTGCCCATCTTGCGCACGCTACGGGAGGTAGGCTACAACGGCTACGTCTCGGTGGAGGTGTTCGACTACTCCGACGGCGCAGAGCATATCGCAGAGGTGAGCTTGCGGAACCTGAAACGGGCACTGGCTGAAGTTCAAAGTGGACTCGCCTGAAAACCTGGGGCATGCACATACGGCTCAAGCCGTTCCCTCTCAAACCATATTCAGCCAGCGAAGGCTGGCTTCGTCTGAAGAGGTGCGGCTTCAGCCGCAAACGTACACAACCTTTCCCTAAGCAAACATCATAGACTTCAGAATGACAGCGAGGCGAGGGAGCCTTAGCATCGTCCTCAAATCATAGTGTTGACAAAGCACTGGCTTGCTTATCCCCATTCCCCTCTCCCGAAGCTTCGGGAGAGGGCTACCTCGGCACTTCCCTCTCCTGCACCGCCCCGTCCAGCGTAAACAACGGTTGCGGGCGGAAACCCATCAGGGGCGCTATCAGCAGGTTGGGAAACCGCTGGATGGACAGGTTATAGCGCATCACCGTATCATTGTAGAACTGCCGCGCATAGCGGATCTTGTCTTCGGTGTCGCTCAGCTCCTCCTGCAGGCTCAGGAAGTTTTCGTTTGCCTTCAGCTCGGGATAGGCTTCCGCCAGAGCAACAAGGCTGCGGATGCCTTGACGCACATCCGCCTCTAACGCTTCCTGCTGCGGAGGCGATAGTGACTGGAGAGCCTGTGTGCGCAGTTCAGTGATGCGCTCGAAGATGCGCTCTTCGTGCTGGGCGTAACCGCGCACCGTCTCTATCAGGCGGGGTATCAGGTCGTATCGCCTCTTCAGCTGCACATCCACCTGCGCTCGGGCGTTCTCCACCCGGTGGCGGTAGGTGAGCAAACGGTTATACGTGGCAATCGCCCAGATGAATACCACGAATGCGATGAGAAGCAACCACATAGGTCATCACCCCGCACTGCTACTCCCTCCACCACCGCCCCCACCTCCGCCTCCGCTGAAGCCACCTCCACTGCTGGTGCTGGAGGAGAGTGCGCTGGTCAGGTTTTGCAGGTTCTGTACAACGCTCGTCATACCTGCCATGGATTCCGTCCCTAACTTCTGTCCAGATGCGCTCTGGTACCACTCAGGGCTGGATAGCGCATAGTCGTACTCTTGAGCCATTAGCGCCAGGTTATGTATGAGTTTTTCCGCGACGCCCAGCGACACTGCGTACACCAGATACCGCTCCCACAGGGGCAGCAACTCCGGTCCCGCCTCGCGCATGGCGGAGAAATCGGTCATGAACCGTTTGAAAGCATCCCAGCGCTGGCATTCACGCGCTGCCTCAGGGCTGCGGCGGTGCAGAGACACGGCAGCAATAA contains the following coding sequences:
- a CDS encoding LemA family protein — translated: MWLLLIAFVVFIWAIATYNRLLTYRHRVENARAQVDVQLKRRYDLIPRLIETVRGYAQHEERIFERITELRTQALQSLSPPQQEALEADVRQGIRSLVALAEAYPELKANENFLSLQEELSDTEDKIRYARQFYNDTVMRYNLSIQRFPNLLIAPLMGFRPQPLFTLDGAVQEREVPR
- a CDS encoding tagatose 3-epimerase, with the translated sequence MLFCICNELFQGWELRRVMEHCKGLGYRAVEIAPFTLADSVQKITAAERASIRRMAQKVGIQIAGLHWLLVKPEGLHLTTDDAEVRRRTAEYLTALAHFCADLGGKVLVLGSPKQRSVQPGSTHEQAWERALETLRPAVKVAEERGVTWCIEPLSPAETNFLNRAEDAIRFAQSLDSPAARIILDVKAMSSEGKPLPQIIRESAGWFAHFHANDPNLKGPGMGDVDFVPILRTLREVGYNGYVSVEVFDYSDGAEHIAEVSLRNLKRALAEVQSGLA